The Cottoperca gobio chromosome 8, fCotGob3.1, whole genome shotgun sequence genome contains the following window.
TCCCTTGAcgaaaacagtcattttacctggCAGAACACGAGGGTTGCTGGTCTAGCGCTGTCTGgatcggttagtttgtttgtgttattgtatgCAGGGTTTCTGCAGGGTTTCTGTCAATTTCAAAAAGAAGTTTGACCACATAGAATGAATTTTAATACTGTTTgtataatacaataacaatatgaCAAATGTCTATGAAAAAATATGAACAGTATATCTGATGTAAAAACgaaagagctgtgcagttttacatagttttcatgaaacttctcttctcttcacgaTGTAGCAGCTTTACTGTAGCTTCACATTGGTCGTCACAGGCCTGTCAGACAGCAGAGATGATACTGTATCATAGCATGACTAATAGTCTTAACGTGGCGTCCCGGAGGTCACGCACATACCCGACGTCTCACTCTTAAGCTCTTCTTTTCCTGTCTCGCCTCTCACTGCAAGTGTAGGATGATCATGCTGCTGTTCACACGCACACTGCTGgttcatttccaaaatgttacACAAGAAATTCAATCCCATCTGTCATTGACTGTTGCCTGTCATTAAAAAACAGGTTTTGCATCAAGAGTATGGGATTAACTCTTGTGccgcactttaaaaaaaaagttgctctgaAAAATGTCTgacataaattatatattaatattattttccactttcactggattaaatatttttaaccaACTTCAGTCCTATTTATAACCACCAAATAttgattcattttcagaattttaacCCTTTGAATGCAATTTTCTAGTTATTTTCTGTATACTAAATGCTAGGGGGGATTGTTACTTTTTCACAGTCTGGGATATGCCAATGATTagcaacattgattttgatgtattttgattttgacaaagaaaacctttttttttaaccaatttCACAGACAATAAAaggattaatcaagaaaataaatggcagaTTAAAAggtaattgttagttgcagccctgaaTTAAACAACACTTTTTTTTGCAGGATTTTGTCATTTACCTGATGAGTGGGACCACCACCATCTTTGGCTGCTGCAGGGAGCACTGTAACGGAGAAGACGAGGAAAGGTTAAAGGTCGACATCCTTCTCTTTGCCCCTGACGTGTTTCCACAACACTGCTGCGTCAGACGCCTGGACTCTAACACAGGGGAGCACAGAAAGACTCTGACGATGCTGAAGCCCCTGCATGGTGCTCCTGTGACAAGAAATGGTTTCCTCCTTAAAGAGGAGGTGGAACTGAACCCGGGGACTTGGTGGGCTTAGGGAAACACTATCTGTTCATGTTTAAGGATCCTACCAGCACATCCGGGTCCCTGCAGACTCCTCCGTGGATGACCACACTCTGCCCAAACTCTGACACAAAGACATCATCCTCTTGTTTATCATGTGGCTCGTCTTTCGCCATCAAAAGCCTGCAGAGGAAGTCTTTACTGTCGTGTTGGAGAGACCTGGAGGGAAAAGAGGCTTTGGTGATCTAcgagctggagcaggaggagagagtcCTGCAGGAGGTTTTGGATATGTTGGACCCTAGTGGAAATGAACCAAAGCTGACACCTGCTTTCCTGCTGAGCCTTTGCATCCAGCATTCAGCCTCCACCTTCGAGCTGACTCACTTCAGACAGCTGCTGCTCCGGATAGCTGGACAGATCCAGCTCGTTATGTGGGTAAGGATGAATTTACCTTTTAAGTGTGTATTCAGCATAGGGCTGTGCAATTTGGTTTATAAATAATCTCAATATTTTAGGGCTGTATGATGTCTAAACTTTTCCTTAGTTAAAAGATTAGGACTGTGAggaacttgttttctttgttctttgatTTAGTAATTTACTACATCCCACATCTACTATATTCGCCCAGCTCTGATTCAGCCATATATTCCCCTTAGTGTGGCAAAGAATGTCAAGTAATCAAATGtgccttttaaaaatacatgagATGGTTGATGTTTGCTGGTAAGGCATGCATGAAATGGATATTTTCTTCATGTGTTCTCCCTCTTAGGAGAAGACAAAGGAACTTGCAGCGATCCAGCCACAAACGTGAgtaaacaaagtgttttgtttttttagaaataCATGACAATGAGCTGCCACAGAGAAAAGAGCAGCCGCTGATATACAATACCTCGAGTTTTACTGTCTGAAAAAAAAGCAGTTAAAGTCTGATTTTACTACTATTTGCTCCTCCAGAAAACAATAAAGGTTTTTCTAAATGCAGGTTTGCAAAGAGAGCATTTCCCACAGTCTCTTCttaagaaagaagaagcagctaAGTTTTCTCCCACAGTAACTACTTTTCTTTCACAAGTTTCACCGGATTACACTTTGTCTGACTCAGGAGGTTGCAAAGTTTAACAAACTCTAAAAACCTTCAATAGAATTGGACATGTGACCGTACCTTTAGAAGGATACAGTGTAAGATGTTTAACAGCGgcaaataataatcaaaacccctattaattaatattattattgattaattattttgttaagaAATGTAAACCATAGCTTTGTTTTGACTAACATTTAGAAGCTGGACTAATGAgctaaacaataaaataatcatcaacATTGTTGTTGATggactaa
Protein-coding sequences here:
- the LOC115011717 gene encoding ras-associating and dilute domain-containing protein-like — protein: MFKDPTSTSGSLQTPPWMTTLCPNSDTKTSSSCLSCGSSFAIKSLQRKSLLSCWRDLEGKEALVIYELEQEERVLQEVLDMLDPSGNEPKLTPAFLLSLCIQHSASTFELTHFRQLLLRIAGQIQLVMWEKTKELAAIQPQT